From the genome of Pirellulaceae bacterium:
CTGCCTTGCCAGGCCGACCCGGTGAAGTAGGGCAGGGGAGTAAAATCGCTCAGCGTGCCAGCAGCTTGGTCGATGGCCGCGTATCCGTAACTCCACGTCAGCGATTCGACTGAAGGTTTTTCATTGGAGTCGTCGTCTGGCTGAGCCAAGAATAGTTCCGCAGCCGCTTGTTCGGTCGGCGATGGATCGCGCTGGACTACTTGCCGATACAACCGTTGAATCGACATTGAATCGGACAGAGGATCGTTGGTTACCGATTGCTCCGCCTCGAGCGCGGCTATCAACGATTTGGCACGATACACCAAGAATGGATGATTCAGGCAGTAAAGTGCCTGCTGAGGTACCAGCGTCTCGCTGCGGCGACCGATGTGCAGATCGGGATTGGCGAAATCGAAGATACGCAACGTTCCGGGTAAGAACTGACGGTCGACCAACCCGTATAGAGTGCGGCGATGGTGCGTATCTTGGGCGGTGAACATTTCCGTCGCCTTGCCGCCGGGACGATCATCCAAACTGCCGCTGACCCGCAGCCACGAGTCTCGCAACTCTTCGAACTTCAGCCGCCGGGGAGCGACCCGCCACAACAGACGATTGTCGGGATCCATTTGAAAGGCTCGCGTGAAGCTGGTCAGATGCTGGCCGACAACGGCTGGCTGGTCGTCACTGATTTGTTGAGGCAATTCTGAAGCCTGCCGAAACGTCTCGGACAGCACGATCATGCGCACGATCGCCTTGGTGCTCCACCCTTGCTCGATCAAACGGGTGGCCAGCAGGTCTAGCACTTCAGGATGGCTGGGCGGTTGGGCTCGCAATCCGAAGTCGCTGGGCGTGCGCACCAGTCCTTCGCCAAAACAATGTTGCCACAGACGATTGACCCATACCCGCGGGGTTAGCGGGTTCGATGGATCGACGACTCGCTGGGCTAACTCCAAACGCCCACTGCCGATCTTAAATGGTTCTTGCGGGCTCTCTGATAACAGCGACAGAAACTGTCGAGGCACTCGCGAACCTTTGTTAGCCGGATTACCGCGTCGCAGGATTCGCGCATCGGACAGACTGTCACGATCAAACAGGCCAACGGCCACGGTTGGTGGCTGGGGTGCTTGCAAGCGCCAGCGGTCAACTTCGCCTTGCAGCTTCCATAATTCATTGCAAGTTCCGGAATCAAAAAAAGTTTCCGTGGCGATCACCTCTTCGTCGGGCACTTCGCAAGGCGCAGTCGCTCCATACAACACATCCAGCAGCGGCCCAGCCTTTGTCACCCAGGCTTGATCTTCCTCGAACCACCCAGCGGTACGTGTCTCCTGCAATTGTTTCCATTTGTCGTTGACTCGCGAAAACAATTCGCCGTACCGATCGGCTACTTGCCTGAGATCGCTTGGTGACGTTTGAAATAACTGGGCGATCCACGGATGCGGATGGGTTGCCGCTACCGTTGAGTGTGCCAGCTGCTTGATAACCTGTTCCGCTCGCTGAGTGAATTGATCGGCTGGCAAGGCGGCAAACTGAAACCAGGCTCCGAAGATCGGATCGCTGGCACCATCCCGCCGCGACAGAAACGCCTCCCAACGCCGTACGAAGGCCGGGATGAGATCGTCCACCGCCAGGATCACATCGAACCCCTCTTCGGGGTATTTGTGCAATTCCGACTGTGCAAACAGATAGTCGGCCAATCTGCTACGAACCCGATCGGCGGCCTGTTGGCGACTAGCGGCGGTCTTATCAGCCAGTGCCTTTAGTCGTTTATCCAGTTCAGCTTGAAATTCCGTGTCCGTATTAGCATCGGAACGATACGCAGCCAGATCGACTTGTCGGTCGGTACTGCATTGGAATACGCCGTACAGCGAATAGTAGTCGCTGGTGGGAATGGGATCATATTTATGATCATGGCATCGCGCGCAGCCGACCGTCAGCCCCATCACACCGCGACTAATTACGTCGATGCGATCGTCGATGATATCGTGAGTCACCCCCAAGAATCGCCGGCCCAATGTCAACAGCCCCATGGCAGCCAGCGATTGAGGCTCATCAGCGGCAACTTGATCGGCAGCGATTTGGAGCTTGATGAATTGATCGTATGGCATGTCGCTGTTCAGCGCTTCGACTACCCAGTCGCGATACAGGGCCGAGTGAACATAGAATCTTTCCTCGCGGGCATAGACGTAGCCTTTAGAGTCGGAGTAACGCGCTACATCCAACCAGGTGCGTGCCAGATGCTGACCGTACGCGGGGGAAGCCAGCAGTCGATCGATCAAATGCTCGTAGGCATCTTCCCGTGAATCACTCGCGAACTGCTCGACTTCTTCGTACGCAGGTGGCAGGCCTGTCAGAGCGTAAGTTGCGCGGCGAATCAGCGACCGGCGATCGGTGCGCGGAGTGGGGTGCAAGTCATGTTGTGCGAGACGCTGCGTGATGAAGCTGTCGATGGCATTCTGCGCTGGCCGGCTGCCAGAGGCAATCTGCGGCGGCAGAGGTTGATTGAGCCGCTGGAATGCCCAGTGGCTCTTCCAAGCATCCGGCGATGTGGGCGCGACTGAGTCGCTTGGCCAAGGAGCCCCCATCTCGATCCACTTTCGCAGCGCTGCAATCTGCGGTTCGCTCAATGGCTGGTCCGGGGGCATGTCGATATCGCCGCCTCGCGACACCACTTGATATAGTAGGCTCTGCCCCGGATGGCCCGGCACGACCACCGGCCCACTGTCGCCGCCATGGGCCAGAGCTTCAGCCGAATCCAGTCGCAAGCTATTCCACTGCTTCGTCGCACCGTGACATTGCCAACAGTGTTCGGCCAGCAGCGGACGAATTTCGGTCTCGAAGAATTCGTCAGCCGAATGCTCAGCGTGCACCGGGCCGCCGATCCACAGCTTGACCAGCAGCCCCACACAAATAATGGACCAACAGCGCATACAGATTGCCAACAGAACACGAAGTTTAATCGCTCTAAGTGAGCGTCATTGACTACCATTCATTATACTATGTCTGATTCTTGGCTGTTGAGGCCGGTAACGAACACCCTTCCAGGGCTGAGCGACGTTTTGAGCTGTGCGGTGAATTTGAATAGATCAGCCAGACAGAAATTGCGGACACGGGTGTCCGTTGTACGTCAGTCGATCGCGATGGCATTTTCGTGGTTGATGGTACATGCCACCGTGATTGCTAACCTCGCAGGACAGTCGACCATCGATTTTGTTGCGCAGATACGTCCCATTCTCCAGTCGCGCTGTTACGATTGCCACAGCCAGCAGCAAGCGGAGTCCGGGCTGAGGTTGGACATCAAGGCCACCGCCATGCGCGGCGGTGACCATCATGGCGTCGCCATTTTTCCGGGTAACCCGAGTCGCAGCCCGCTGGTGGAATTGATCAGCAGTTCGGATTCGAGCAGACGCATGCCGCCGGACGAACCATTGAGTGACGCTGAAATACAAACGATCATCCGATGGATCGCAGAGGGCGCCAACTGGCCGGACGGAGTCGATACGGCCACACTACCCGACAAAACCAATCATTGGTCATTTAAGCCCCTGACTGAGTATTTTGAATTTCACTCGATCGACCAGTTCATCGACCAGCGGTTGGCTGAGCACGGCTTGCAGCGCTCCCAACCAGCTTCGCCGGCTCAGTGGTTGCGACGGGCGACGCTGGATCTGACCGGACTGTTGCCAGAGCCCGAGGAGATACAGCGTTTTGCCGCTCAAGCGGTACCAGATTATGCTGCCCAGGTCGAGCGGTTACTTGGCAGCCCGACCTACGGCCAGCGCTGGGCTCAGCACTGGCTGGACGTGGTGCGTTACGCTGACACTCACGGTTTTGAAGTCAACACCGAACGCCCCAACGCCTGGCCGTATCGCGATTACGTGATTCGCGCCGCCAACGCTGACGTTCCCTACGACCAATTCATCCGACATCAACTTTGCGGTGATGCGTTGGGTGAAGACGCGGCGACCGGATTTTTGATCACCGCGTCAGTTTTGTTACCGGGCCAAATTGGCAAGGACGCTCCGTCAATGCGATTGGCTCGACAGGATGCCATCGACGAAATCGTCAATAACATCGGGCAAACATTTTTAGCTTTGAGCATCGGTTGCGCACGTTGTCATGATCACAAATTCGATCCGATCACCTCAGTCGATTACTATGCGATGCAGGCGTTCGTTGCCGGAGTTGAGTATGAAGATCGGGAATTGGGCGGTCTTGAAGCGTCAGCTCCGTCCGGTCAAATGGTGTTTGCTGGAAAGTTTCGTGCGCCCGATAACATCCACTTGCTCAATCGTGGCGATCCCGAACAGCCGCTGCAACCCGTGTCCCCGGCGGTAATTCGCGCTCTGGCCGACGTTCAATTGGATGATTCCGCCAGCGAGCAGCACAGGCGGCAGGTGCTGGCTGATTGGATTGCCAACCCCCTCAATCCGTTGACCGCCAGAGTCATTGTTAATCGCATTTGGCAAAGCCACTTTGGAGTCGGCTTGGTAGAAACACCGGGCGATTTTGGTCATGGTGGCCTGCCACCCAGTCATCCGGAGCTGCTGGATTGGTTAGCTGCCGAGTTCATTCGATCGGGCTGGAGCGTCAAGGCGCTGCATCGACTGATCATGCTGTCGGCGACTTACCAGCAATCGAGTCATGCCGTCGCCTCACTGCTGGCTCGAGCGCTGCCCGCCGATGCCGATGGTCGGCTCTTGTGGCGTTATCCGTCTAGGCGACTGGATGCCGAAGTCATTCGCGATTCCATGTTGCAGGCCTCCGGTCAGTTGAATCTCACCATGAGCGGTCCGGGTTTTGACCTGTTTGAGCAGCGCGGCGGCTTGAGTGGCTTCACGCCCATCGAAGAATTGAGCGCTGCCAATAGCCGACGCATGATCTACGCACATCGAGTGCGCCGTGAGCGTGAAGCGGTTTTCGGAGTTTTCGATTGTCCCGACGGCGGTCAAAGCACTCAAGTACGGCGCGAGAGTACAACCCCATTGCAGGCTCTGAATCTGCTGAACAGTTCGTTTACGATGCAGTGCGCCCAGGCCCTTGCCAGGCGAGTGTCGCTTGAGGCTGGCGATGATACCATTTGCCAGATCCAACGAGCATTCTGGTTGACGCTCTCGCGCCCGGCAACCGATGACGAGATATCCGAGTTTGCCCCATTGGTCCAGCAGCATGGTATGATGGTGCTGTGTCGAGCCCTTTTCAACAGCAACGAATTTCTCAACCTGCCATGAACCTGGTCGTGCCACCCTCTACGCCAGCGTCGATTGCCGAGAGAGCAGCAAGACGGGATCGCCGCAGCTTCTTGAGTGACAGCGCCACCGCGCTATCGTCGATGGCTTTGCTTCACCTGCTGGGGGCCGATGGGTTACTGGCCGGACAGAGTCCTGTGGGCATTGATCCGGAGCGACCTCACGCACCGCGGGCACCTCACTTTGCAGCCAAGGCCAAGAATGTAGTGGTCATCTTCTGCGCCGGTGGCGTTAGCCAATTGGAGACCTGGGACTACAAACCCGAGCTGATCCGCTGGGACGATCAACCGCTGCCAGGTGGTCCATCCGTAACATTCCAAGGCCCCGCCGGCAATTTGGCTCGTCCGCAATACGCCTTCCGACAGCATGGACAGACCGGAAAGTGGGTCAGCGATTTGATACCTCACCTGGCGCAGTTGACCGATGATATCGCCTTTGTACATTCGCTGACTAGCAAATCCAACACGCATGGTCCGGCCGAGAATTTCCTATCGACCGGATTTGTTCTTGACGGCTTTCCCAGCCTCGGTTCGTGGGTTACCTATGCCTTGGGAAGCGAGAATCAAGACCTGCCGGCGTATGTGGCAATCCTCGATCCGCGCGGAGTACCCCAAAACGGTTCGAACAATTGGGGCGCTGGCTTTTTGCCAGCTGCCTTTCAGGGGACCACTCTCAGCGCCTCGGAGCCGGTGCGCCATTTGGCGGTCCCGCCCGGTGTTACCCACGAGGCTGAGCAAGCGACTCGATCGATCCTGCGGGCGATGAATGCGCGGCATTGGCAAGCCAGCGATGGCGACCAGCGCCTGGCAGCTCGCATCGCTGCTTACGAATTAGCGGCCCGCATGCAGCTGAGCGTGCCAGAAATTTACGATCTGAGCGACGAGCCACAACACACTCTCAAAATGTACGGCGCAGATCAACTGCACAACCCTGACAAAGCCGCCTTTGCCCGCAACTGTATTGTCGCCCGTCGTCTGCTGGAGCGCGGCGTGCGCTTTGTCCAGCTCTTCAACGGTGCCTACGCCAGTGCCGGAAAATTGAACTGGGACGGACACAACGCTTTGAAAGAGCAATACGATGTGCATGCGGAGATTCTGGACCAGCCCGCTGCCGCACTGATCAACGACCTGAAACAGCGCGGTCTGCTGCAAGAAACTTTGGTCGTGTGGTGTACTGAGTTTGGCCGCATGCCTTTCTTTCAAAAAGGTGCTCAAGGCCGCGATCACAATCCCGACGGATTCACCTGCTGGCTGACGGGGGCCGGTGTGAAGCCCGGAGTCAGTCATGGAGCCACCGATGATTTTGGTCAGCGCGCCGTCGCTGATGTGCATCCACTGTACCACTTCAATGCTACAATTTTACATCTCCTCGGCTTGGATTTTGGGAAACTCAGCTTCGAGCACAACGGCATTCCCCGGCGGCTGACAAACGTTGAAGGCAAAATCATCCGCGAGATCTTGGCCTAGCCCATGCTAGATCGCTAAATTCGAAGTGATGGGACCAGGGGGGGCCGATGCAACTTGGGGGCATCAAGCCCCGGTACATTCTGAACACAGCAACCATCCGCCCAGTACAATAAGTCCGGCCCCGCGCCGGCCCATCACGTGAGTGAACAAAGTATCGCCTGAGCATCTACAGAACTTCCATCAAGGAGCCATCCAGCATGCATCTTGGCCAATCGCTATGTCTCTGCCAACTGTTGTTGACCTGCCTGATGACTTTCTGCAGCAGTGGCTCGATGCTTCATGCCGCAGATGCGCCACCCAAGAACGTCTTGTTCATCATGGCTGATGACTTGAATAATTTCCTAGGTTGTTACGGTGATTCGCGGGCCAAGACTCCCAACATCGACCGACTGGCCGCCCGGGGCACATTGTTTCAGCGAGCCTACTGTAGCTTTCCGTTGTGCGGTCCCAGTCGCAACTCGCTGCTGACTGGCTTGTATCCCAATAGTACCGGCATCATCCTTAACGGCCAAATCTTCCGACAGACGATTCCGCAACATGTCAGCCTGCCGCAGGCGTTTCGCCTGAGCGGCTATTTTGCTGGACGTATCGGCAAACTCTATCACTACAATGTACCTCGGTCGATTGGCACCAATGGCCATGACGATCCTGGATCATGGGAACTGGAATTGAATCCTGCTGGCGTCGATCGACTAGAGGAAGAGCCATCCATCTTTTCGTTAGTTCCGGGGCAGTTTGGCGGCACCCTCAGTTTTTATGCCTCTCCCAAGAGCGACCAATTTCACACGGATGGACTGCAAGCTGCCGAAGCCGAGTGGGTGCTGGAGCGCTGTGCCACCCGCCGCGAGCGCCCTTTCTTTTTGGCGCTTGGATTCTTTCGCCCCCACACACCCTATGTTGCTCCCAAGCAACCCTACTTCGACATGTACCGTCTGGCCGATATGCCGTTGGTCAGTGGAGTACAAGAGGATCAAGCCGACTTGCCGGCTGCCGCTTTAGGGAGTTACAAACCGGAGCAGGATCAACTGACCGATACGCTGCGTCAGCAGTTTGCGCAGGCCTACTACGCCAGTATCAGTTTTATGGATGCCCAGGTTGGACGCGTGATCGACGCTTTGGACCGCCTGAGGCTAGCTGACAACACGATTATCGTCTTTACCAGCGATCACGGTTACCACATCGGGGAACATGGATTGTGGCAGAAGATGAGTCTGTTTGAGGAGAGCGCTCGCGTGCCGCTGTTGATCGTCGCACCGGGCGTAGGCACACCGGGCTCTGTGGTTCAATCGCCGGTATCACTGGTGGACCTTTACCCGACACTAGCCGAACTATGCGCAGTGCCCGCGCCGGACAACCTCCAGGGGCAGACGCTGGTACCCATGCTCGAACAACCAGACACCATCGGTCGCGGCTGGGCCTTGACGCAAGTTACCAGGCGGGGCAAGCGACGCAGTAGCGAAACCGAGTATTACGGCTATTCACTGCGTACCGAACGTTGGCGATTGACGCTGTGGGATGATGGCCAGCACGGCCGAGAACTGTATGATCACCAGCGCGACCCCAGGGAGTTGCACAACGTAGCGGATGATCCCAACTATGCTCAGCAAATCCAGGAGCTGACAGCTCAACTGCGCTCTGCCGTGGAAACCACTTTACCTACTTCTGGGCAGATGCCCGATGTAAAACCTGCCCTGTGGGCTCCCAATCTGACGGATCCCTGACCAGACCAACCAACTGTGGCTGCACTCGCTGTCTCGCAGCTACTACACCTTTGATGAGCCTTGAAATGCGAAGACACATCTGCCTAGGAATCTTGTTGACCATATATTGCTCCCGCTACGCCATCGGTAATGAAACGGAAGAGACGGTCGTTCCGCCAGGTCAACGCGCAACTAATCAAATCATAGTTTCCCCCCAAGGTCCACGCGATGGAGGCGATTTTGGACCGCACACCAGAGGCACCAAAACATCCGGACTACAGGAAGCCTTGTTGGCAGCCAAGGAACAGGCCAAGGATGTTTACTTGGCCGGAGGAAGTTGGACTGCAGACACCACGGAGCCCGTCGTATACCATCTGCACGAGACGCTCACGATTCCGTGGATGCAAAACTTTCGATTAGACTCGGGCCATTGCGTAATCAATTACACGCCCAAGAGTGGCGATGCTGTAGTGTTCGACAGTCAGATGAGCTGCGTGTACCGCTTGGGATTGATCGTCTCTCAGTCGGATGGGGCAGTAGTACGGATGAAGCCAACCACTGCCGGACCAGATCGATTCAAAGTCATAACTTCAACCGAATTTACTTTCAACGCCGTTGTCGGTGGTGGCGGAGCATGGCCTGGCGGCGAACCGTACAAGAGTGTGCTAAATCCCGATCAACAGTGGCGTGGTACGGGGCTGGTGTTGGATGGTAGTCAGGGCTCGATTGACGCCAATAAGATCACAGTCCTGGAGACGGTTGGCTGCGCGATCGGCTTAGACTTGGTCGGCGCGGTGACACGCAACACTATCGAAGAGATCAACATTCATCTGAGTGAACTCCATTTGCGCATTGGCTCGGCTGACGATCAGCGGCCCAGCGACAATCGAATTTCGGCTTTTTTTGATTGCCAGGGCATCGCCACCGGACGAGGTGCCCAGGTATTCGGTTCGCGGAACTTCTTAACCCTCAGCACTCGCCCCTTCCCACATGGCCCCGATCTCATTCTCGAATCAAGCGCCGAGGGAAACTTAATACTTTTTCATTCTCCCTACCACCTAGAAGATCGTTCTCGGCCAGGAGCCAATCAAATCATTGGCGGAGAAAAATCTGTAAGGTAGAAGAAATATGGTTTCCGAGCGAGTCAATTTCCAAGGAATCGTTGGCGACCGCGCGAATTGGCTGCTTCTGTTGGTTCGACCAGCTAACACACTTAGGCTGTTAGCCGAGGATATCGTCAATCACTTGTCCATAGTCGATCTCCAACCGCTTGCGGCCGGGAATGTTTAACTGTCGCGAATCGAGCCCCAGCAAGTGCAAGGCGGTGGCGTGGATGTCGGTGACGTAGTGCGGATGCTCAACGGCGTGGAAGCCAAATTCATCGGTGGCACCATGCACGTAGCCAGATTTTAAGCCCCCTCCAGCCATCCAGATAGTGAATCCATGCGGATGATGATCGCGGCCGGTGCCAGCTTTATTTAAGCTGGTGATCTCCAAAGCTGGCGTTCTTCCGAACTCGGTGGCGCAGACCACCAGGGTCTCATCCAACATTCCACGACGTTTCAAATCGCGAATCAGTCCTGCTAGCGGCTTGTCGACTCGTCCACAGGATTTCGCGTGCAACTCCTTGATGTTCGAATGTGAATCCCATTCGCCGTAGTCGCTCAAGTAAACCAGCGTAAACCGCACGCCGCGTTCGGCCAAGCGCCGGGCTGTCAACAACCGCCGGCCATACAGTTCGGTAGTGGCCTGGTCGATGCCGTACAGCGCCAGTGTTTCGGATGATTCGTGGGATAGATCGAGCGTCTCGGGCGCGGACATCTGCATGCGATAGGCCAACTCGTAGGCGCGAATGCGGGCGGCTAAATCGGTGTCGGTAAGATACTCTTGTGCAGCCAGCCGATTCCAACGATCGATCAGCTGGTATTGGGCTTGCTGTTCTGCTGGCAACACATCAGGCAGCCGGCGACCGTAGGGCAGGGGATTGGCTGGGTCTAGTGACAGTTCGACGCCGGCGTGCTGTGGCCCCAGGTAATTGGCATCAAAGTTCCGCTTGACGCGCAGGTCTTTGTATTGCCCCAGAAAAACGAACTGCGGCAAGTTCTCATTCAACGACCCCAAACCGTAAGAAACCCACGATCCGATGCTGGGCTGCTGTTCGTCCAGCGAATGCCGTCCGTTTTGAAATTGGAACTCAGCGTTATGGTCATTGTCGGTAGTGTACAACGAACGCACGATGCACAAGTCGTCGACAACACCAGCCAGATTGGGCAGCCAATCGCTAACCCAGATTCCATGACGACCATACTGACGAAAGCCGACTTGCAGAGGCATGATCGTCGAAATAACTTCGCGGTCAAAGCCGACAACACTCCGCGAGCGCTCCAGGTAAATCGGCAGTTTTTGCGGATTGGGCAGGTTCGTTTCGTCGTAGGTCTTACCTGCGAATTGATTGAGCAACGGCTTGGGGTCAAACGTTTCCAGATGACTCACGCCACCTGACAGAAAAATCCAGATTATGTTTTTGGCTCGCGGCACAATGGGCTGGAAGGCTTGGCCAGCTTGGGCCGGTCGCGATATTCCATCGCTCAGGAGCAATGACCCCACGGCCATCCCACCCAGCCCCAAGCCCCAATCGCTGATGAACGATCGGCGATTGGTTCGACCACAAAAGGCACTGGCTGCTGAGCGTAGGTTCTTATGAGTCATAACACCACCCCGCTTAACGAATCGTAACGAAATCGTTGTGACTGAACAGACTGATCGCCAGGTTTTCGCGAGCGCGCTGCGCGATGTCCCGCGAAGCCGGTAGAACGTCTTGAGCACCGGTCAGCGTTCTCTGGTCGGTCGATACAGCGCTCAACTGTTGGCGCTGCTGCTCCAGGAATTCGAGCGATACCTGCAATTCATCTAGCGACGGAGGTCGGCTGAGCACGCGCTGAAAGGCCAAATCAACAAAGTCTGAATCGGCCTGACTGTCATCCGGCTGACGGCTCAATTGCTGGACAACGGCAGCCGCCAAACTTCTGCCGCTGCTAACCATCAGTTCGCTATTGGTCATGGCCAGCGACTGCTGTGGCAACACGGTACTGGTGCGCCTGTAACATTCGCTGACATTGGGACCGTCAAAGGTATCCATGAACTGCATCTTGGCTTCCCCGTGAATCGTAAAATACAAGCTACGACGCGAGACTGTAAACCAGTGGGTATTGTCGATCTCAGGCCCACCTAACGATCGATCGAGCAATCCAGCGCAAGCCAACACGCTATCGCGAACTACTTCTGCTTCCATTCGCAATGGCAGGCGTCGCCAATAGGACTCATTGTCTCGATCGGCATCTAACCCCGAATGATCGACAGATGGATTTGATGCGCGTCGATACGCTTGACTGGTCACGATCAGCCGATGAATATGCTTCATACTCCAACCGTGCTGCATCAGTTCGACCGCCAGACCGTCCAGGATTTCAGGATGTGTCGGCGGCTTGCCTTGTGCGCCAAAGTTGTCGGTGGTCTGGACCAGCGCTTGTCCAAAATGTCGCAACCAGATGTGATTGACGGCCACGCGAGCAGCCAGCGTATTCTGCGGGCTGGTGATCCACCGCGCTAGAGCCAGCCGACGGCCGCTGCTGCTGGCGGGATAGCTCGGCGACAGAGGGGTATAACTGGTGTCGGTAGAATTCAGGCCTTCAATGGCGGTGTCCAGCGCGGTACGAGCCGCGCTGACAGCCTGACTGGCTTTGGTCAGCTCCTCTTTCGCCTTTTCGATCTTCTCGGCTGGCGCTTCGGCCACCTGCCGCTGAGCATGCAAATGCGCTCGCTGTGTCACCTGGAGTGCATGCTCTGCTGACTCGTAGGTCAACTGTCGCTCAGCCACATGCGCGTGACGAGCCAGTGACTGTGCATCGCCCAATCCGCGATAGCACGCGTCGTCGGCTGCGATACGACTGCGGAGCGCTGTACTGCGAGCCTCGGCAACCAGTCGTGCCGCTTGAGCCACCCGCAGATCTTGTCGAGCGATCAACAGATCATGCTCGGCCCGCGCGAGCGTTTCTGATGATGGCAGTGCTGCGGCTGTAATGGGCTGCGCGGATTGGGCGAACAGATCGTCCAGCCGCCTATTGGCAGTTGCGAGCGTCGCGGCGGCCTGCTCACATAGCTGCTCAGCCTGCAATTGCTGGGCCGCAGCATTGTGCAGTTCATCACGGCGAACAAATTCCTTGAGCCCCGGATAACTGGCTTCACTGGGTAGTGTTACGGGTTCGATGACAAACGGCTGGCTGCACAGTGCCTGTGGTGGACTGGGCTCCAGCGGAGGTTTGTCTTCGATGCGATTGCGGGCATCGCCGCTGTGATACATAAACGTCTGTGCATCCAACTTCTCATCGAATACGCGAATGGCACCGGTAGCGATCGGACCATAGGAATCGGCATAGACATATTTTTTGAATGGCCCCGGGTCGGCCTGCCCCGCAACGCGATCATGGCGCAATTCGAGCGGCTCGAAGAAGGCACGAAAGCGAAAGTAATCTTCTTGGGTGATCGGATCGTACTTGTGATCATGGCAGTGAG
Proteins encoded in this window:
- a CDS encoding DUF1501 domain-containing protein: MTHKNLRSAASAFCGRTNRRSFISDWGLGLGGMAVGSLLLSDGISRPAQAGQAFQPIVPRAKNIIWIFLSGGVSHLETFDPKPLLNQFAGKTYDETNLPNPQKLPIYLERSRSVVGFDREVISTIMPLQVGFRQYGRHGIWVSDWLPNLAGVVDDLCIVRSLYTTDNDHNAEFQFQNGRHSLDEQQPSIGSWVSYGLGSLNENLPQFVFLGQYKDLRVKRNFDANYLGPQHAGVELSLDPANPLPYGRRLPDVLPAEQQAQYQLIDRWNRLAAQEYLTDTDLAARIRAYELAYRMQMSAPETLDLSHESSETLALYGIDQATTELYGRRLLTARRLAERGVRFTLVYLSDYGEWDSHSNIKELHAKSCGRVDKPLAGLIRDLKRRGMLDETLVVCATEFGRTPALEITSLNKAGTGRDHHPHGFTIWMAGGGLKSGYVHGATDEFGFHAVEHPHYVTDIHATALHLLGLDSRQLNIPGRKRLEIDYGQVIDDILG
- a CDS encoding DUF1553 domain-containing protein, whose translation is MQVNCWTSLRNSGWLIAAGLASSLLVGNGHLPAEEVTSAAEDPHASAEVSVEVAEYYVQHVKPILTARCYACHGALKQEAGLRLDTVAAMLSGGDSGPVVASERDATSLLLERITHVDRTQRMPPEGAALTAAEANYIADWIRAGAPAPPDDAPQLDPREHWSLRPPLGFSQTGNARQEMSNPIDGVLSIRQQQLGIQPLPDADRRTLVRRLYLDLLGLPPSPEEVTEFLADPHGNAYQRLVERLLQRDEYGQRWGRHWMDVWRYSDWYGRRSVPDVMNSYPQIWRWRDWIVRSLNEDKGYDRMVMEMLAADELAPTDDENLVATGFLVRNWYKWNYESWMKDNVEHTAKAFLGLTINCAHCHDHKYDPITQEDYFRFRAFFEPLELRHDRVAGQADPGPFKKYVYADSYGPIATGAIRVFDEKLDAQTFMYHSGDARNRIEDKPPLEPSPPQALCSQPFVIEPVTLPSEASYPGLKEFVRRDELHNAAAQQLQAEQLCEQAAATLATANRRLDDLFAQSAQPITAAALPSSETLARAEHDLLIARQDLRVAQAARLVAEARSTALRSRIAADDACYRGLGDAQSLARHAHVAERQLTYESAEHALQVTQRAHLHAQRQVAEAPAEKIEKAKEELTKASQAVSAARTALDTAIEGLNSTDTSYTPLSPSYPASSSGRRLALARWITSPQNTLAARVAVNHIWLRHFGQALVQTTDNFGAQGKPPTHPEILDGLAVELMQHGWSMKHIHRLIVTSQAYRRASNPSVDHSGLDADRDNESYWRRLPLRMEAEVVRDSVLACAGLLDRSLGGPEIDNTHWFTVSRRSLYFTIHGEAKMQFMDTFDGPNVSECYRRTSTVLPQQSLAMTNSELMVSSGRSLAAAVVQQLSRQPDDSQADSDFVDLAFQRVLSRPPSLDELQVSLEFLEQQRQQLSAVSTDQRTLTGAQDVLPASRDIAQRARENLAISLFSHNDFVTIR